Proteins found in one Moritella sp. Urea-trap-13 genomic segment:
- a CDS encoding iron-containing alcohol dehydrogenase — MKFSYVNPTQIHFGQGQISTIATSIPKDKKVLVIYGGGSIKRNGVYDQVCDALKEHSWSEFSGVEANPTVETLDNAVIMAKEQAIDYILAVGGGSVIDGAKYVAAAAMYEGNGWDILIGKHVVTEAVPLGAILTLPATGSESNSGSVITQKSTQTKLPFMAAAVQPKFAVLDPDSMKTLPERQLVNGIVDAWVHVCEQYLTLPTGAMVQDGYAEVLLKNLLKLAEQYDERDNNEWRSNLMWTANQALNGLIGSGVTHDWATHMIGHELTALYNVDHARSLSIIQPSLLRNQIQAKRAKLEQLGTNVFGLDASSDLAERTIVEIETFYHSVQVPTELTEHGDDKNAAIDTIIKQLEAHGMVALGESQAITLEVSRQILEDAVA, encoded by the coding sequence ATGAAATTCTCTTATGTTAACCCGACTCAAATCCATTTTGGCCAAGGTCAAATTTCTACTATCGCAACGTCTATTCCAAAAGATAAAAAAGTGCTTGTGATTTACGGTGGTGGTTCTATTAAGAGAAATGGCGTTTATGACCAAGTTTGTGACGCACTGAAAGAACACTCATGGTCAGAATTTTCAGGTGTTGAAGCAAACCCAACAGTGGAAACGCTAGACAACGCCGTTATTATGGCAAAAGAACAAGCAATTGATTACATTCTGGCAGTTGGTGGCGGTTCTGTTATTGATGGCGCAAAATACGTAGCCGCAGCAGCGATGTACGAAGGCAATGGTTGGGATATTTTGATTGGTAAACACGTAGTAACGGAAGCGGTTCCACTAGGTGCAATTCTGACATTACCTGCAACAGGTTCTGAATCAAATTCAGGTTCTGTTATCACCCAAAAATCAACGCAAACTAAACTACCGTTTATGGCTGCGGCTGTTCAACCTAAGTTTGCAGTACTTGATCCTGATTCAATGAAAACATTGCCAGAACGTCAACTAGTGAATGGGATTGTCGATGCATGGGTACACGTTTGTGAACAGTACCTAACACTACCAACGGGTGCGATGGTTCAAGACGGTTACGCTGAAGTATTACTTAAAAACTTGCTTAAGCTGGCAGAACAATACGACGAACGTGATAACAACGAATGGCGTTCAAACCTAATGTGGACAGCAAACCAAGCGCTTAATGGCTTAATTGGTTCTGGTGTAACACATGACTGGGCAACGCACATGATTGGTCATGAATTAACAGCGCTATACAATGTTGATCATGCTCGTTCGTTATCTATCATCCAACCGTCTTTACTGCGTAATCAAATTCAGGCAAAACGCGCTAAATTAGAGCAGTTAGGTACAAATGTATTTGGTTTAGACGCTTCTTCAGATCTAGCTGAACGTACCATTGTAGAAATAGAAACGTTCTACCACAGTGTACAAGTACCAACTGAATTAACTGAACACGGCGATGATAAAAATGCTGCTATTGATACTATTATCAAGCAACTTGAAGCTCACGGTATGGTTGCATTAGGTGAAAGCCAAGCGATTACGCTGGAAGTTTCTCGTCAAATTTTAGAAGACGCAGTAGCGTAA
- a CDS encoding AraC family transcriptional regulator N-terminal domain-containing protein: MNSLGELMQTYADAYDLNDLEGIKETAIPGVWFYRSSQGNRRQPFVYQSGIIVMGQGRKHIHIGNQPVHYGPEDYLVVGVPMPLECEAFPENGEPLLGLTINVDPALLHRLVNELEAASFDYASRSNQETCGLSAVKMATPMLESCKRLMLVLHSDLETKMLGESLVMEIVYRALVGSEGHVLFDLAHHDGQYARVAKVLTKMHQAYSEGLTVQYLAEEANMSVSAFHLAFRKVTLESPLQYLKKVRLNKAKELIQREGLRVSDAARLVGYSSSSQFSREFKRHFNMTPKGCTD; the protein is encoded by the coding sequence ATGAATTCTCTTGGCGAGCTAATGCAAACATATGCGGATGCGTACGATCTTAACGATCTGGAAGGCATTAAAGAAACCGCTATTCCTGGAGTATGGTTTTACCGCAGTAGCCAAGGTAATCGGCGTCAGCCTTTTGTATACCAGTCGGGAATAATAGTAATGGGGCAAGGACGTAAGCATATACATATAGGTAATCAACCTGTGCATTATGGACCTGAAGACTATCTGGTGGTTGGTGTGCCGATGCCCTTAGAGTGCGAAGCTTTCCCTGAAAATGGCGAGCCCTTGTTAGGTTTAACCATAAATGTCGATCCGGCTTTATTACACCGTTTAGTCAATGAATTGGAAGCGGCCTCTTTTGATTATGCATCGAGAAGTAATCAGGAAACATGTGGATTAAGCGCAGTAAAAATGGCAACGCCGATGTTAGAGAGTTGCAAGCGCTTAATGCTGGTATTGCATTCTGACTTAGAGACTAAAATGTTGGGTGAGTCATTGGTAATGGAAATCGTTTATCGGGCACTTGTCGGGTCTGAAGGGCATGTACTGTTTGATTTAGCCCATCACGACGGGCAATACGCAAGGGTGGCGAAAGTACTGACTAAAATGCATCAAGCTTATTCGGAAGGACTCACGGTTCAATACCTGGCAGAAGAAGCTAACATGAGTGTCTCTGCGTTCCATTTAGCATTTCGTAAAGTGACTTTAGAATCACCACTGCAGTATTTAAAGAAGGTGCGTTTAAATAAAGCCAAAGAGCTGATCCAACGAGAAGGCTTGAGGGTAAGTGATGCTGCAAGACTCGTTGGGTATTCCAGTTCTTCGCAGTTCAGCCGTGAATTTAAGCGCCATTTCAATATGACGCCTAAAGGCTGTACGGATTAA
- a CDS encoding LysR family transcriptional regulator, with the protein MDTNKLIPLLPDMAILVTVVEQGNFSKAARKLGVTPSAVSRQISRLEDALGIKLLQRTTRQLALTESGRITFDYCKQMVESAEQAVHASTSATSTVSGLLRVAAPKSLASRVLRPLFVEFLKCYPDIQLHLKVTDRVLDPIHDGVDFLIHINDNPLEALVNVKIGRVEQVLCASPDFLANHTLPTHPDDLKFLPCLCLGENMADNRWRFSNENQQATVQVTGSYLINHSEMRCDAIEQGFGVGGLPDYIAQQGIAAGTLIPLLEDWQLQGNYHGDICLQYVQSKYMPNKNRVFIDFMKQNLLVIKSD; encoded by the coding sequence GTGGACACAAATAAATTAATCCCTTTGTTGCCCGATATGGCGATTTTGGTCACTGTAGTTGAACAGGGTAACTTTAGTAAAGCCGCCAGAAAACTGGGGGTAACTCCCTCTGCGGTGAGTCGCCAAATTAGCCGATTAGAAGATGCATTAGGCATTAAACTATTACAGCGTACTACGCGACAACTGGCGTTAACGGAGTCTGGTAGAATAACGTTTGATTATTGTAAACAGATGGTTGAGTCTGCAGAACAAGCGGTTCATGCCAGTACTTCTGCCACATCGACGGTGAGTGGATTATTGAGAGTGGCTGCGCCAAAATCGTTAGCGAGTCGGGTATTACGACCACTCTTTGTGGAGTTTTTAAAATGTTATCCAGATATTCAGTTACATTTAAAAGTGACCGACCGTGTTTTAGATCCCATTCATGATGGTGTCGATTTCTTGATCCATATTAATGACAATCCCCTTGAAGCATTGGTCAACGTTAAAATTGGTCGGGTTGAACAGGTATTATGTGCCAGTCCTGATTTCCTCGCCAACCATACACTGCCTACACATCCCGATGATTTAAAATTTCTACCATGCCTTTGCTTAGGTGAAAATATGGCCGACAACCGCTGGCGATTTAGCAATGAAAATCAGCAAGCAACCGTGCAGGTGACAGGATCATACTTGATTAACCATAGTGAAATGCGTTGTGATGCGATTGAACAGGGCTTTGGTGTTGGCGGTTTGCCGGATTACATCGCACAGCAGGGTATTGCAGCGGGGACACTCATTCCGTTATTGGAAGATTGGCAGTTACAAGGTAATTATCACGGTGATATTTGTTTGCAGTATGTACAAAGTAAATACATGCCGAATAAAAACCGCGTGTTTATTGATTTTATGAAACAAAATTTACTTGTCATTAAGTCAGATTAA
- a CDS encoding cold-shock protein yields MSKVQGTVKWFNEAKGFGFIEQENGPDVFAHFSAISSEGFKTLTEGQKVEFTVGEGQKGPNAENIVAI; encoded by the coding sequence ATGTCTAAAGTTCAAGGTACAGTTAAATGGTTCAACGAAGCTAAAGGTTTTGGTTTCATCGAGCAAGAAAATGGCCCAGATGTATTCGCACATTTCAGCGCTATCTCAAGTGAAGGTTTCAAAACTTTGACTGAAGGCCAGAAAGTAGAATTCACTGTAGGCGAAGGTCAAAAAGGCCCGAATGCAGAAAACATCGTAGCAATCTAG
- a CDS encoding homocysteine S-methyltransferase family protein — MTVQYTLPIILDGGMGRELQSVGAPFQQPEWSAQALIEAPHFVSQVHASFIQAGAEIITTNTYALVPFHIGEKRFNEQGADLIKLAAKLAREAISAHAGLLVAGCIPPVLGSYRPDLFEVEVAKPILEVLINNQQADVDIWLAETISSIAEAAMIKARTATTDKPTWIAFTIKDEITTEPALRSGELVYDAVSKIAGQHVSAILFNCSCAEVMEKALTTAKQALVDLGMVDEVQLGVYANNFPPIGDLHEANNAVTGIREDVGPQRYREFATTWINAGASIVGGCCGVSPKHIKALAELKNSH, encoded by the coding sequence ATGACAGTACAATATACATTACCAATAATCCTTGATGGTGGCATGGGCCGTGAGCTTCAGAGCGTTGGCGCACCTTTTCAACAACCGGAATGGTCAGCTCAAGCGTTAATTGAAGCCCCTCATTTTGTCTCACAGGTGCATGCTAGCTTTATACAGGCCGGAGCTGAGATTATTACCACCAATACCTACGCGTTAGTACCCTTTCATATTGGCGAAAAGCGCTTTAACGAACAAGGCGCAGACTTAATTAAACTTGCCGCTAAATTAGCGCGAGAGGCAATCAGTGCTCATGCTGGTCTGTTAGTCGCTGGTTGTATACCGCCAGTATTAGGTTCTTACCGACCCGATCTGTTTGAAGTAGAAGTCGCCAAGCCCATACTTGAGGTGCTGATAAACAATCAACAGGCTGATGTCGACATTTGGTTAGCTGAAACCATATCTTCTATCGCAGAAGCGGCCATGATCAAAGCGCGCACAGCGACCACAGATAAACCAACCTGGATTGCATTCACTATTAAAGATGAAATAACCACAGAGCCTGCTCTGCGTTCTGGTGAATTGGTTTATGATGCGGTGAGTAAAATTGCAGGACAACACGTGTCGGCTATCTTATTTAATTGCAGCTGCGCCGAAGTAATGGAAAAAGCCCTTACGACCGCTAAACAAGCGTTAGTCGATCTAGGTATGGTAGACGAGGTGCAATTAGGCGTGTACGCGAATAACTTCCCCCCTATCGGTGATCTGCACGAAGCCAATAATGCAGTCACAGGTATAAGAGAGGATGTAGGCCCGCAAAGATACCGTGAATTTGCGACAACTTGGATCAACGCAGGCGCATCGATAGTCGGTGGCTGTTGTGGAGTGTCGCCGAAACACATTAAAGCATTAGCCGAGCTTAAAAATTCACACTGA
- a CDS encoding glutamine synthetase family protein, producing MLNPREVKTIADAKHIIEQRGLSHIKVGLFDADGIMRGKYMSKIKFFSSLDSGFSFCDVVLGWDSKDQLYDNVEYTGWHTGYPDAPVRILPDTCRALPGEGDMLLFIAEFCDQAEAVCPRGTLRRVLARAERMGLDVTAAFEYEFFMFKETPESVREKGYKNLTPLTPDCFGYSMIRNSVHADLHHQIMALGEEMDFPLESLHTETGPGVLEAAIAYDGAQDAADKAALFKTFIKVWAQRNNLMATFMAKWSSDWPGQSGHIHISLQDKAGKALFHDPNNAYNMSDTQRHFLAGQQKYMPEFLAMIAPTVNSYSRMVPGLWAPLDATWGVENRTTALRVIPGSAKSQRIEYRLGSADANPYLALAAALASGLIGIEQKLEPHAQVKGNAYNQDHPEALSLPRTLFDAARKLKRSEAAKELFGEEFVAHYAATREWEEREFRKHVTDWELERYFEII from the coding sequence ATGCTCAATCCCAGAGAAGTGAAAACGATTGCCGATGCTAAACATATTATCGAGCAACGCGGTTTAAGCCATATCAAAGTTGGTTTGTTTGACGCTGACGGTATTATGCGTGGCAAGTATATGAGTAAAATTAAGTTCTTTTCCTCTCTAGACAGTGGTTTTTCGTTTTGTGATGTGGTTTTAGGTTGGGATTCAAAAGATCAGCTTTACGATAATGTTGAATACACGGGTTGGCATACTGGTTATCCCGATGCACCTGTGCGTATTCTGCCTGATACTTGCCGTGCTCTGCCAGGCGAGGGCGATATGTTGTTATTCATTGCTGAGTTCTGCGATCAAGCTGAAGCAGTTTGTCCTCGCGGTACGCTGCGCCGAGTATTAGCGCGTGCCGAACGCATGGGTTTAGATGTTACCGCTGCATTTGAATATGAATTTTTCATGTTTAAAGAGACGCCGGAATCAGTACGAGAAAAAGGTTACAAAAATCTAACGCCATTGACCCCAGATTGCTTTGGCTACTCTATGATCCGTAATTCAGTACACGCTGATTTACATCATCAAATAATGGCACTAGGCGAGGAAATGGACTTTCCATTAGAGAGTTTACATACTGAAACTGGTCCTGGTGTATTAGAAGCCGCTATCGCTTATGATGGCGCCCAAGATGCTGCTGATAAAGCGGCACTATTCAAAACCTTCATTAAAGTCTGGGCACAACGTAATAACCTGATGGCGACCTTTATGGCGAAATGGTCAAGCGATTGGCCGGGACAAAGTGGTCACATCCATATCTCGTTGCAAGACAAAGCAGGCAAAGCGCTGTTTCACGATCCTAATAATGCCTACAACATGAGTGATACTCAACGCCACTTTCTTGCTGGTCAGCAAAAATACATGCCGGAGTTCTTAGCTATGATCGCGCCCACGGTGAACAGCTATAGCCGTATGGTGCCGGGGTTATGGGCGCCGCTTGATGCGACTTGGGGTGTCGAAAATCGCACCACTGCATTGCGGGTTATTCCAGGCTCGGCAAAATCTCAGCGGATTGAATATCGCCTTGGCTCTGCGGATGCAAATCCTTATCTTGCGCTTGCAGCTGCATTAGCATCAGGCCTAATCGGTATCGAGCAGAAATTAGAACCTCACGCGCAAGTGAAAGGTAATGCTTATAATCAAGACCACCCTGAAGCGCTTTCTCTGCCACGTACCCTGTTTGATGCGGCGCGTAAACTAAAACGTTCCGAAGCGGCGAAAGAATTATTCGGCGAAGAATTTGTGGCGCATTATGCCGCGACTCGTGAATGGGAAGAGCGTGAGTTTAGAAAGCACGTGACGGATTGGGAACTCGAACGTTATTTTGAAATTATCTAG
- a CDS encoding lipopolysaccharide biosynthesis protein produces the protein MQSESLERLKKAFISGIWATLASISVGFAFKIWLAQWVAKGDLALYHTVVDIISLSLILMTGFRSSMVVSYSQTHNDRDIINIFRFSLIAIVLITWGAIIPYIKHSLNINVGYLQMVGIIFGMGLKIYFTNLIAMYRLYEVSNKVTWLEPISNVVMFVFCYYVLELDTLASLFYGLTLSSLSIAIYMYVRRKKSITTLPLALVHLDPPLINYVKKSFTASLEAGTSILMIYITVLLTITHFSVDELGDFQVVVRPVFTYMTMLFVFPIYRFVLPELAVNIRNADHEQVKQIRRWVFKLSAVVGISFFSIMYFGGASIIALVFPPEYSGALPVLFHFSIFFVFMMLNAYQLAYIKAHGRFTLSLLIRIMGIVTLVTAYYLLSQMTDNVVAIITALCAGYVVMFILSSIAERRILNEQTNKLVPIAA, from the coding sequence ATGCAAAGCGAATCATTAGAGCGTCTGAAGAAAGCATTCATCTCTGGAATTTGGGCTACGCTGGCCAGCATTAGTGTGGGCTTCGCCTTTAAAATTTGGCTGGCACAATGGGTAGCAAAAGGCGATCTGGCTTTGTACCACACCGTCGTTGATATCATCTCACTGTCATTAATTTTAATGACAGGCTTTCGCTCTTCGATGGTGGTGAGTTACTCTCAAACACACAACGACCGAGATATTATCAATATCTTCCGTTTCAGTTTAATTGCGATTGTACTGATTACTTGGGGTGCCATCATTCCATACATTAAACATTCTCTTAATATTAATGTTGGCTACTTACAGATGGTTGGCATCATTTTCGGCATGGGGTTAAAGATCTACTTTACCAACCTTATCGCCATGTATCGTTTATACGAGGTGTCCAATAAAGTCACATGGCTCGAGCCTATCAGTAATGTGGTTATGTTTGTGTTCTGTTATTACGTCTTAGAGCTAGATACCCTCGCCTCTCTATTCTACGGGCTTACGCTATCTTCGCTTTCTATTGCTATTTATATGTATGTACGTCGCAAGAAATCGATCACCACACTTCCTTTAGCCCTGGTACACCTTGACCCTCCGCTTATCAATTACGTGAAGAAAAGTTTTACGGCGTCTCTTGAAGCTGGAACCAGTATTTTAATGATTTATATCACCGTACTCCTGACGATCACCCACTTTAGTGTCGATGAACTCGGTGATTTCCAAGTGGTCGTTCGTCCTGTCTTTACCTATATGACGATGCTATTCGTTTTCCCTATTTATCGCTTTGTTCTACCTGAGTTAGCGGTGAATATACGTAACGCCGATCATGAACAAGTGAAGCAAATACGCCGATGGGTATTTAAGTTATCAGCTGTAGTTGGAATATCTTTTTTCTCAATCATGTATTTTGGAGGAGCTTCGATCATTGCGTTGGTATTCCCACCCGAATATAGTGGCGCGCTACCGGTATTATTCCACTTCTCGATCTTCTTTGTGTTTATGATGTTAAATGCTTATCAGCTTGCCTATATAAAAGCGCATGGGCGATTTACCCTCAGCCTGTTAATTCGAATTATGGGCATTGTTACTTTAGTTACTGCGTATTATCTGTTGTCACAGATGACTGACAATGTCGTCGCTATCATTACCGCTCTATGCGCTGGATATGTCGTCATGTTCATTTTATCAAGTATTGCAGAACGCCGAATTTTAAATG
- a CDS encoding LysE family translocator: protein MELLINTYMAEIIAVSTIAVFMAVLPGADFVMVTRTSIYNGRLAGLYASLGMCLSVCIHASYSITGLAVVIANSAWLFNSIKYLGAAYLIYIAWQLLTTRELLNTDQNNQTVEMSPFAAIRLGFTCNILNPKTSIFFLSIFTQVVSLDTPLIMQISYGLIIMLAHFIWYIGVVLLLSHPNILPRFNRHKQKVDKGAGFILMIIAIKLSLVNSI, encoded by the coding sequence ATGGAATTGCTAATAAATACGTATATGGCAGAAATTATAGCAGTGAGCACCATTGCTGTTTTTATGGCGGTGTTACCTGGGGCTGATTTTGTGATGGTGACCCGTACAAGTATTTACAATGGCCGCTTGGCAGGTTTGTATGCTAGCTTAGGTATGTGTTTATCTGTCTGTATTCATGCCAGTTATTCAATTACAGGATTAGCCGTCGTGATTGCAAATTCAGCATGGTTATTCAATTCAATAAAATACTTAGGAGCAGCTTATCTTATTTATATTGCTTGGCAGTTATTAACAACAAGAGAGCTGTTAAATACCGATCAAAACAATCAAACGGTTGAGATGTCACCCTTTGCAGCGATACGTTTAGGTTTTACCTGCAATATATTAAACCCTAAAACATCTATCTTTTTCTTAAGTATTTTTACGCAAGTGGTATCGCTCGATACCCCCCTAATAATGCAGATAAGTTATGGTCTGATCATTATGCTGGCACATTTTATCTGGTACATTGGGGTTGTGTTACTGTTATCACACCCAAATATACTACCTCGCTTCAATCGCCATAAACAAAAAGTTGATAAAGGGGCTGGATTTATATTAATGATCATTGCGATCAAACTCAGCTTAGTGAATTCCATTTAA